From one Bacteroidota bacterium genomic stretch:
- a CDS encoding response regulator transcription factor, giving the protein MRVLIVEDENLAAKRIRKMVEEHEPDFIIEEITDSIESTVNWLNTHPHPDLILMDIELADGQSFEIFNRVEVKSTIIFTTAYDEFAIRAFKVNSIDYLLKPIDPEELKKSFDKLKRITETNLSEVSRIDVDSIVHALREKNVPAFKQRFLVKQGQRLIPIDINEIAFFYTEDKISFIKTFNDQRYIVDHSLDELEELLNPMEFFRANRQFIVSPRSLEGIHHHFNGKLKINLKPLAAEEVYVSRERASDFKKWLGEE; this is encoded by the coding sequence ATGAGAGTGTTAATAGTCGAAGATGAAAATCTTGCTGCAAAGAGGATCCGTAAAATGGTGGAAGAGCATGAACCGGATTTTATTATTGAGGAAATAACGGATAGCATTGAATCAACAGTCAACTGGCTCAATACGCATCCACATCCAGACCTGATATTAATGGATATTGAGCTGGCTGATGGTCAGAGCTTCGAAATCTTCAATCGTGTAGAAGTGAAGAGTACCATAATTTTTACAACCGCTTATGATGAGTTTGCAATCCGTGCGTTCAAAGTGAATAGCATTGATTACCTCTTAAAACCTATTGATCCGGAGGAGCTGAAGAAAAGTTTTGATAAACTGAAACGCATTACTGAAACCAACCTTTCTGAGGTATCCCGAATTGATGTGGATTCCATCGTTCATGCATTGCGGGAGAAGAATGTACCGGCTTTTAAACAACGGTTTTTAGTGAAGCAAGGGCAACGACTTATCCCTATTGATATCAATGAAATTGCCTTCTTTTATACAGAGGATAAGATCAGTTTTATCAAAACATTTAATGACCAACGGTATATTGTTGACCATTCCCTGGATGAACTTGAAGAATTGTTAAATCCAATGGAATTTTTCCGCGCGAACCGTCAATTTATCGTCAGTCCGCGATCGCTGGAAGGAATACATCATCATTTTAACGGAAAATTAAAAATCAACCTAAAGCCGCTTGCGGCAGAAGAAGTATATGTAAGTCGCGAAAGAGCTTCGGATTTCAAAAAATGGTTGGGTGAAGAGTAG